From the Bos taurus isolate L1 Dominette 01449 registration number 42190680 breed Hereford chromosome 22, ARS-UCD2.0, whole genome shotgun sequence genome, one window contains:
- the LOC112443489 gene encoding protein ATP6V1FNB: MKDLFTSQKQACWQEHIRKETAARVAWNLNYGHEHLKEGALPRKQPQKAPFRSALGAGPSQATSSPDSKEVPAGRPETRELQDQLSRGVGVQGPAPKVDRGWQAQSATRGPADQTKPVGSGMRQVPPCTLQLLFQGISHDGQGRASYLRERYRQKPEEKFLYPIVSSWEYGWHMGEAMKDTRPPTYARFQPITKSFCIKSNIFHVARRTDQLM, from the exons ATGAAGGATCTGTTCACCTCCCAGAAGCAAGCCTGCTGGCAGGAGCACATCCGCAAGGAGACTGCCGCTCGAGTGGCCTGGAACCTCAACTATGGCCACGAGCACCTGAAGGAGGGAGCCTTGCCCAGGAAGCAGCCTCAGAAGGCCCCCTTCCGGTCAGCCTTGGGAGCAGGGCCATCGCAGGCCACCAGCTCCCCTGACAGCAAGGAGGTACCTGCTGGACGGCCAGAGACCAGGGAGCTCCAGGATCAGCTGTCCAGGGGAGTGGGTGTCCAGGGCCCTGCACCCAAGGTAGACAGAGGCTGGCAGGCCCAAAGCGCAACTCGGGGGCCTGCAGATCAAACCAAACCTGTGGGCTCAGGGATGAGGCAGGTCCCCCCCTGCACCCTGCAGCTGCTCTTCCAAGGCATCTCCCACGACGGCCAAGGCCGGGCCTCGTACCTCCGGGAGCGGTATCGGCAGAAGCCGGAGGAGAAGTTTCTGTACCCGATAGTGTCATCCTGGGAGTACGGCTGGCACATGG GGGAAGCCATGAAGGACACCAGGCCTCCGACTTATGCCAGGTTCCAGCCCATCACAAAGAGCTTTTGCATCAAAAGTAACATCTTCCATGTTGCACGGCGAACAGACCAGCTGATGTGA